CGCCAATAGGTTCGCGAATGACGATGTTGCGGTGGTTATTGCACCCGCGATCGGCGGAGTGATTCTCTCCCAATGGGTCGCGCACCACCTCAGTCAATATACCAAACGTGAGGTGCTCGCGGTCTACGCGGAGAAAACAGAAAACGGAAATGGCTTCGTCATTCGGCGTGGCTACGAAAAATTGATTCCGCAGGCACATGTTTTAGTGGTTGAGGATGTCCTCACTACCGGCGCATCAGCGAGGAGGGTCATCGAGACAACGCGCGCTTTAGGCGGCAAGGTCATCGGCCTGGGCGTCCTATGCAATCGCGGAGGCGTCACGCGCCACGATGTCGGCGGTATTTCGAAGCTCTTTGGGCTCGTGAACGTACAGCTCGAGACGTGGAATGAAACGAATTGCCCGCTCTGCGCGCAGCATGTTCCAATCAACACGGATGTCGGCAAAGGACGCGAGTTCCTCGCGCGTAAGAGCGCATGAGTCCGCAACGGATTCTCTCGGGGTCGCTATCGAAAGATAGCGACCCTCTTTTCTTTCTATAATCACAAGCAATCGGAAAGCGAAAAGAAGCCTTTTCATTTTCCGCTAAGACTTGCCTTATATGATAATTTGTGCTTTCTTGTAAGTTGTGGCGCTCACTTAATATAATAGCGTCGAAAGAGTGTTCTTTTTAGACCGCATACGAATCTCATTTGGAGGAAGAGCCCGTGGCAAAGAATCGGCACGAGAGGAAAAACAAAACGCAAGGGTGCACACGAAGAGGACTAGCCGCTTTACCTATCCGTCCTTGGTTGCGCAAGCCCCAAATGCTTATTGGCGTCGTAGTGGGTACAGTTCTCGCCATTTTCGCTCTTTGGTTTTTTACTATTCCGGCACATCAGAGCCCCCAGGGGAAACCCGTGGCTGTTGCCTCAAACGGAGGTGTAACGATTACTGAGTTCGATGCGATTATTGAGCGTGTAGAGAACAAATTTCTCTCAATCGCAGAACAATTGAAAGGAAAAATTGTGCTCCTGCCATACGCACCGTTACGTGAGCAGCTCGATTTACCCCGCCAGGTGGTGCTCATCAACAAAGGGAATCCGTGGCGTAACGCATATCGGTTCGAGCAGGCGATGCAGCACGAGAAATATTTTGAACAAGAAAATATAAACTATTTCTCCTATCAGCTGCTCGAAGACAGGCGCCCCAATGACACTACGATGCATCACGCGATTGCTGCATATGCGCCTCTCACCCGAAAGTTTTATCTTTCTCGCGGGGTTGTTCATATGAATGTGCTGGATTTCGTCATAGCAGCGCACGAGCTCTTTCATGTGACACAAGATACACGGGAGCGAACCCGGCTGAATTCAGAGCAGCAGTTTATGGAATATGTAAATTTTTATTCCACAAATAGAGGAGAAAGCCCGCGAATCATTCTAAACAATGAAACAACGGCTTACGCCTATGAGCTTGAACTGCTCGATCTGCTTTTGGACGGTAAACTCCGATCTGTTACTCTGTCAAAGGATGTGGCTGCGGTAACGTCTCTTGGCGGAGCCATACATATTAGGGCTGAACAGGAGCAGACATTCGAGTCTTTGGTCGGACTCGCATCTCTCTATTTCCCAAACGGAATGACCAAAAATGGATTACCGGCGGAGTTTGTGCATCAAATCGCGCGAATATACCGCAGGGTTGGTTTCGAACTTTACACGAGGGATGCAGGCGGGAGGAGAAAAATACTACCGCATGAACTGCCGAACTAACCTTGTGCCCTCAGAAATAACGGGTGCGTGATTGAATCATGCAGCCCCCAGGCAAAACCGCAGGTTTCCTCATGGATATCTGCGGTTTGTTCTTATATAATCCTCAACGAAGCGCTGAACACTGCTTCACTACCCACTCCTACTCCAGTGAAAGAAAGGTGCCCGTAACTTTTTTCCACAAAAATTACTTGACGTGCAAAAAATCTTGAGCTTCTTCGTGGCGAAAACGTCAGTCACCACGCGCGACTCGGAATCGTTCCCGCCCTCAAATGGCGACTAAAGGCGCACGGCGCTGAGGGAGAGAGTGGCTTCAAAAAAGACAGCTCGTTCGTTCTCGCCAACAACGTCGAAAGAAATTGCGCGGTAGCCGCGCCGCAGGAGTGGGCGGACTTTCTCCGCCCACTCGACGAGGATGAGGTTCCCAGGGTCGGCGGCGATCTCATCCCAGCCGAGAGCGCGGAGCTCCTCCGGGCTCTCGAGGCGGTAGGCGTCGATGTGAATGAGGTGATGCCATGGCTTGGAAGTTGGAAATAGGAAATTAGAAGTTGGATCGATCACACGCCGCCTTGGTAGTTTATAAATCTTCATAATGACGAACGTCGGGCTCGTCACGGTCTCGCGGACGCCGAGCGCGCGCGCGACACCTTTTACAAACGTGGTTTTTCCTGCGCCGAGCTCGCCCGTGAGGCCGACGACCAACGCAGCTTTTAGCTTATAGCTTTTAGCTTTTAGGTCGTTTACGACCAATGCTGCGAGGGCGAACATTTCCTCCTGGCTTTTTACCGTTTTTCTGCTGCGCGACATGGTACACTCGAGTGTATAGCGTTTTACTTCGCGAGGCAAAAAGATGCGGCGCAGCTTTTTGAAAAAGCTGCGCCGCGTGGTGCCCGGTACATCGCGCTGCTCATCGGCACGACTCGCCGCCGTACCCGGGCGGATCGAGACGACCGACGCGGAGCAAAATAGTCTCGGCCACCGGCTCGTGGTGTCCAACACTGATGCAATAAACTCGACTCCCAACAATCTGCGTCGTCCCCGCATTGCGCCCGATAATATACACTATATAGCGCTTGCTTGGGACAGTTCCAAAGGACTCGGCGCCGATGATGTG
This window of the bacterium genome carries:
- a CDS encoding phosphoribosyltransferase family protein, which gives rise to MNEKEVWQVLRDVGALITDSHIVYTSLKHGSTYFNKDALYPHTESTSRLSREIANRFANDDVAVVIAPAIGGVILSQWVAHHLSQYTKREVLAVYAEKTENGNGFVIRRGYEKLIPQAHVLVVEDVLTTGASARRVIETTRALGGKVIGLGVLCNRGGVTRHDVGGISKLFGLVNVQLETWNETNCPLCAQHVPINTDVGKGREFLARKSA
- the tsaE gene encoding tRNA (adenosine(37)-N6)-threonylcarbamoyltransferase complex ATPase subunit type 1 TsaE, with translation MLDTTSRWPRLFCSASVVSIRPGTAASRADEQRDVPGTTRRSFFKKLRRIFLPREVKRYTLECTMSRSRKTVKSQEEMFALAALVVNDLKAKSYKLKAALVVGLTGELGAGKTTFVKGVARALGVRETVTSPTFVIMKIYKLPRRRVIDPTSNFLFPTSKPWHHLIHIDAYRLESPEELRALGWDEIAADPGNLILVEWAEKVRPLLRRGYRAISFDVVGENERAVFFEATLSLSAVRL